Part of the Xanthocytophaga agilis genome is shown below.
ATTTTCAAGTTTAAGACAAGTCAGAGTGCTATCTGAACAATGGCGGTTGGAATACAACACCTTGCGTCCCCATCAAAGTTTAGGGTTTGTAGCTCCTGTTGAGTTTGCCAATGCCAGCTAGGCTCTACTTATGACTGGCTCACTTTATAGGGAAGCTTACAAAAGGCTGTGCTCTGTTTTGGGATTTCCTGTAAACGCATAGTTCATAGCAACGGTCTCATCTGTAAAGGTGAGACCGTTTTTCTGATAAGTAAAGTGATTACGTGGCATTTATAATTGGGTTTTACTTTTAAGAATAACTCCAATCATTTTTTAATTTAAGTATAAGTCAAAGCATATTTTATTTTTGATCGGACTTCCGTTCATTTTCTATACTGTGCATAGTTCAACGCTCCATCATTGAACTGCAACAAATAATACACAGATCAATGATGAATATGGGTAAATTAGGACAAAGAATATAGCTACCTAAGATATATTTGAAGGAATAATTGTACTTTTCATATATCACCCGTTTTACTTTTTAGCTTTTTCCTTATTTTACTAAGCTAAAAAATGAGCTAAAAAAAAGTCGATTTTTTAGCTCATTTTTTAGCTCGCTTTTAGACTAGCTTTTCTCAACAAATAACATAGATCTCTATAAAACAATAACTTACCACAGAAAAATCGACTCAGTTTTTAGCTTATCTTTTGGATCTTTTTAGCTTATTTTAAAATTTTTGTTTTTTAGTTCATGTGTTCCCTCCCTATAGGGAGGGAACACATGAACTAAAAAACATATCAGGGTATATTAATAAGATAATAGGTAATTACTTTCTGGTTCCCATTGATACATATCAAATATTAGCTATCAGTTATTTATTTTGCACCTATAATTTCCAGAATAAACACTTTAGAATCC
Proteins encoded:
- a CDS encoding integrase core domain-containing protein, translated to FSSLRQVRVLSEQWRLEYNTLRPHQSLGFVAPVEFANAS